CGGTCAATGAGCAGTGATAACGCCAGGCCTATTACCACATAGGCTGTTAATGCCAGAAGACTGTGATGGTTCTGGTGAAGCGTTACGTCATCGAGTGTAGTAAACTGAATATTGTTGAATCGCAGCCACAAGAACGACATGATGTCATAGATGATATAGTGGAATATGAATATAGGCATGGTATGCCGGCCTATATACAACAGCGGTTTCAACAGTTTTGTAGAGGATAGTCGTCTGGATAATTCCATGACCATGAAAATGCCTATCGGAGCAATAATACTGTAAGGTACAATTTGTTCAAGCGTTATATCTACCATACCATGGTCTATATAGCATGCTGCAACGATAAGGATGATTGCTCCTATGCCTATTTTAAAGTCGCTCAGCTGTTTTCCGACCACTGACCTGCAGCAGTAGCCGAGCATATAGAAATAGAGCGCCAGAAAGACTAAAAAGTATGATTGTTGAGCCGCCAGCATCATAGCTCCCAGTAATGGCAGTATCAGCGTGAGCGAGCGTTCGATGGTTTCTCTATGACTTTTGAACAACTTGGTAGTTGTAAAATGAATGAACAGAAACAGCAGCGATGCAAGCAGTAAGTATCTGATGAACCATAGCTGACCCAGGTTCTGTTCAGTTTTACCTAATAAAAGATATTGACCGGTGCGGCTGATGATGTCCGGCCAATTGTAGGTGTTGTCATAGAACTGATGGTAGGCCAGGAAATTGTGAAAGCACATAAAGATGAGGTTGTACTTCACAAAAGGCCACCACAATCCTTTCATTCTGTGCCATACGAATGTTTTCTTTTCGTCCAGGTATTTCTCTTTGAAGCAATAGCCGCTGACAAAGAAGAAAAACGGCATGTGGAACAGATATATGAAATTAAAGACATATTCATTCGGACCGGCATGTCCAATGAGCATCAGTATAATGCAGACAGCCTTTCCTATAGAGATAGTATTACTCTGTTCAGCAGTCATGGGTTATAAATGATTTTCTTGCCATTCTTGATGATGATGCCACGATAGGAATGTTCGTCAACGGGCTGTCCGAGCAGATTGACGGGTTGCTGACGGGTAGTTGTCTGTTTGGTGGATATGTCTATCGTAGAGGAGGTAGGAATGCTTAGAATGGCCTCGTTCATCCATTTTTCCCTTTGCGAAAGCCATTGTTGCATCTCCTCGATGTTCTGTTGAACTGAGGTATTGTCGTAATCACCCCAACGAGCGTATTCTAAAGGCCGTGAGCGCTGAATAGCCTGGGCGGTGGATGATTGTTCAAAATCATCGAGAAAAGCGCTCAGACGCTCGAAAATATACGCGGAGAGTTCTTTGTAGCGTTCTACATAGACGTCGGAAAAACTATTGTTATTGTTGTTGAACAATCTGTTATAATAGAAATAATTATCGGTATGTATGCGTGACCATTTGTCTTTATGGCTCATAATCGAGCCAAAATCCCATAGAGTGGACATCTGAAGCAGTGTTTCATCGGAGTTATCGTACTTGGTGAGGTAGAGATTGGAACCACCGCTGTCACGAGTTCCTAAGATATCATGAGCCAGAAGCCACGAAGCCCATGAGTTAAGGTCGATATATTCTTCGAAATTACCATTATCTATGGCTGTTTCAAAATTGTTCAGATAGTTGGTGATATACTCCAACTGCTCGGGAGTGATATCTTCCGGTTCCGGATATTTGAAAGTGAACTCCTTGTTTTCCTTATCGGTTTTAAAGAATAGGTCTTCATTCCACCAGTAGGCATCGCGTTCAATAAGATAACCTGTTTTCTTATCTACATTGATACGGCAGTCGGCATTGCGCTTCACTTGTTCTATGAGCAGATAGATGCCGCGGTAGTCATTGTTTACAATAAGGTTCAGATATTGCATGGCGGGTGTCCAGGGCATCCCGACCAGTTCGTTTACTTTATAGCCAAACAGGGTATAGAATACGTCGCCTTCGGTAAGCAGTACCCAGTTCTTGTCGTAATAGCTGGAATCGCCTCTGTTCAGTAGGTCGTTTTTCTTTTCCAGTTTCAGTTTGAAGGGTTTTTTCTCAGAATAGTAGGCACTGGTGTTGCCACGTATTTTCAAGGTCATGCCGCTCTGGTCTTTCAGGTATTCGCCACTGTCGAAGATGGTGTCGCCCATCAGGGTGAGCACACAACGGCCCGGCACTTTGGTGGTGTTGGTGGTGGTGATGCCCCATTCACCTTCTGGAGCGAAGGCATAGTCGCAGGTGGGTTCCTCGCCGTTGACGGTGGTGATGGAGAGAACGGGAAGACCTAAAGCACTGATTTTACTGTGTATATCTTCGGCCTGAACACTGGAAGAAAGAAGCAGAAGCAGGACGGAGAGGTTTGTTTTCTTTCCAAATAGTTGAGTGAATGCCTTGTTCTTCCAGTTTTTCATGGCTAAGAATGTTGCGGCCATGATGAATATCCAAGGCATGAAAGGCGATTTGAAGCGGGTCTCGCCATGCATCACAAGGGTGAGAATCAGGGTGCCGCCAACGATGATGAACAGAGGTAGTGCCAGTTTCTGAAATTCGCCTTGAAGAGTCAGGCTGATGATGCCCATTGCAGCCATCAGCAACAGTAATCCATAAAAAATCATAGTGAACAACGCCATCCATTGGGCAAAGCTGAGTGTAGAGGCTTCGCTGAGCAAATGGCGGAACGGCAGTGTGATATAGTTGTCTTCGGCATGTTCTTTGTGACTGAGGAAAACAGGCAGGTTGTCGTAGTCGCTCTGGTACATATAGTAGATGCGACCGGGAATCTTCTTCAAGTATTCCACCTTGTGGTTCTTTAGCCAGTCCATGCTGCGCTCTTGCCAGATGCGTTCGCACTCAAAGCAGTCCAGTAGCTGGTGGTTTTCGATATAGCGCGGATAGCCTTCCGGCCAGATAGGCTGTCCCCAATGGGGAGCCACCTCGGCACCGTCATAGCACTCATCGACCATGGAAAACCATAATGAGCGGGCCTGATAGACGAAATGGCCGGTGCGCATATAGGTGCTGCTGCCCACCACGATGATGAAACTGATATAACCGCCAAGCATCAATAGGAAGGGGCGCCATGATTCTTTCTTCAGTGTGACAATGGCATAGACGGCCAACGCCAGTACCATGATGGTTGCTGTGGGGCGAAACCAATTGCCAAAAGCCAGGACAAGACCTGAGAGGATGAGGAGTTTCTTGTTTTCTTTCCAAGAAGAAATGTTGGAGGAAACTGCTTTGATGAACAGGAAAACAGCCAGCAGTGAGAAGAAGTCGGATGGTATCTCACTACTGATCATCGTGCTTTGTCCCCAGTTGTTGGGATAGAGAATGTATAGCAGGATGGCGATAACGGCTGTCTTGTGATTGAACAGTTTTCTGCTCACTTGTCCAACAAGCCAGGCTGTTCCCGCTTTCATCAAGCACATCAGTAGCAGCAATGGAATGATTGAATTGCTGAGCAGGAGTGAAAGGGCGGTAAGGTTGATGATGCCGATGTTCCAGATGAACGGCAGATCATCATAGTGCATCAATGAGATAGTTGGGTAAGGCTGTCCTTCAGCCAAACATACCCTTGCCAGTTCCAGATACCCTTCCCCATCATTGGTCGGGGTATAGCCGAACACCAGCCATACCACAAGCAGCCAAACGAAGTAGGCTACAGAAAAATTCAATAATGTTCTCTCACCCCTCAATTATGAACTATGAATTATGAACTATGAATTATAAATTATGAACTACCTCACCACCGCCACTTTAGCCACTACGCCGGCCTTGCCATCGCTGGTGGCAGTAGCAATCATATAAACACCTGAGGCCACACGGCGACCCTGAGTGTCGCGACCGTTCCAGGTAAACGTGCCACCATTTGAACGGCCCTGAGCCACCAGACGACCGCTGACGGTGAGAATCTTCACATCGGCATCGAACGACAGGCCACGAATGGTAATCAGTCCGTTATAGCCCGAAGGAACAGGATTTGGGAAGGCATAGACATTGTCTTTTGTCATAGTCTCTACAGCCGATGTGGCATCGCCCATATAACTGCAGAGGCCAGAAGAAGTTCCTATATACACCTCGCCGGTCTCATCGTTCACGGCCAGACTCTCGATAGTGTTGGAGAGAATGGGTGAGTTGTCGGTAGTGAAATGGTTCACCTCGGTCATGTTATCGGCTGAGATAAGGTAAACGCCCGATCCTTGGGTGCCTATCCACTTACGGCCAGCACCATCAATAGCAATGGAGGTAATCACTGCACCTGTGAGCAGGTAGTCGGCAAAGTCGCTGCCATCATTGCGGGGCACCTTGACCTGAGTCACTGTATTATCGTAGGTATCGGCTATCTGTTCTTGATTGAACATAAACAGACCTTTGTTTGTGCCCAACCAGATATTGTTGTCCATATCTTCTTTCAAATAAAGAGGAGTGGCATCGTAGGATGTACCATCCTGATTGATGAAAGGACTGATGATATTTTTGTGGAAAGTCTCTGACTTTGGGTCAAAACAATAGACGGAAGGTATAATCCAGTGGTAGTTGAGGAACCACACATAGCCACGACTGTCGCAAACCACTTTCTGAAGGCCTTTCAATCCTTTTTCGCCATCAATAAGTTCTTCGGGGTTGTAAGTGGTCCACTGGCCGTCTTTGCCGAGTTTTAAAATGGTGGCCTTACGTCCGCCCGCATTGACCATCCAGAGGTTACCGTCTTTATCGAAATTGATGCCTTCTACAAGGTTGTAGTTTTTGGCATTGAAATGACTATTGCCAAGGGTTGAGGAAAGGGGACTGTTGTCGATGGTGTATTCTTGAACGAATTGATTGTCTTTGAACTCATATAGACCTGTTTTTCCAGATACAAAAAAACGGCTGGGATCGGTAGGGTCTATATCGATGTCGAGTGCATCCAAATACTCATGGTTAGTTTTCTCTGCTACATCCTCACCCAATAATTTCCATTCATTGCCTTCCAGTATCTGAATAGTGGCAGGCCTGTATAATTCCGAGGCACAGTTGTAACCGCCGCCAACGGTATAGAGTTTACCGTTGATATAGCGCATCATACCGAAGTTGTTGTAGCGGGGACCGTCGGGGTTCAGTGTCTTCACCAGTTCGATATACTGGTTGTAGTCGGTATTGGTTACATCGAAAATACCTTCGGGAACGGTGGCAGCTGTGGTCCAGTTGTGCGGATCGATCAGGTTTTCAGACAACTGGGCAGTGAGTGTGCCGGCATTGGTCTTGGCATAGATAGCTTCATCCTTGATGCCCACAGCGGTGATTTCCTGATCCAGGATATAGCTTTCGGAAATCTCGTTTCGTTTCATGTTCAGTTTCACAATTCCGAAGGCTGTGCTGAGGTAGGCATATTCATGATAGATATAGATGCTGTTCACCTTCTTGCTCTGAGTCATCGTCTTCAGATAGTATGAACCGATGTTGAACACCTCGTCGTTGGACATGAGGAGGTCGATATTGTAATTGTCGTAGAGGATGAGCAGTTTCTGGACTGTCGGGTTCCAGGCAATCATTTCGATATAGGTATCGCTGAGTTGGCGAATCTTGTCGTAGGTCTGAAGGGTTGCATCGTTCAGATTATAGGAATACAGACCGTTGGAGGCTCGCACGTAGAGGCGTTCGCCACCCTTTACTATCTGTTGCACCTCGTTGTAGGCCATATAGGCTCGCCAACTGCCTGTCTGGGCATAGGAAGTTGAAAACTGAAAACTGAAAACTGAAAATTGCAGACAGCAGACGGTCAGCAATAGTGTTTTCTGAATCAACTTTCTAAGATTGTTTAGTGTAATCATACTTTTTAATAGTTTTTGATAGTTCCTATAGTTTCTATAGTTCCTATAGTTTGCCCATTAAGCCCATATCGCCCATTAACCCCATCAAATCCCTCATCAAATCCCCCATCACCCCTCTCCTCTCAGGAATTCACAGAGTTTCTGTGTAGCTCTGGCACGATGACTGATCTTGTTTTTGATGTCAACACCCAGTTCGGCAAAAGTCTTGTCGTAGCCATTGGGACGGAATATTGGGTCGTAGCCAAAGCCCTCTGCCCCACTCCGTTCACG
The sequence above is a segment of the Prevotella sp. E9-3 genome. Coding sequences within it:
- a CDS encoding acyltransferase family protein; its protein translation is MTAEQSNTISIGKAVCIILMLIGHAGPNEYVFNFIYLFHMPFFFFVSGYCFKEKYLDEKKTFVWHRMKGLWWPFVKYNLIFMCFHNFLAYHQFYDNTYNWPDIISRTGQYLLLGKTEQNLGQLWFIRYLLLASLLFLFIHFTTTKLFKSHRETIERSLTLILPLLGAMMLAAQQSYFLVFLALYFYMLGYCCRSVVGKQLSDFKIGIGAIILIVAACYIDHGMVDITLEQIVPYSIIAPIGIFMVMELSRRLSSTKLLKPLLYIGRHTMPIFIFHYIIYDIMSFLWLRFNNIQFTTLDDVTLHQNHHSLLALTAYVVIGLALSLLIDRLLGCCQRVITENIQRIKKNA
- a CDS encoding CotH kinase family protein, with amino-acid sequence MNFSVAYFVWLLVVWLVFGYTPTNDGEGYLELARVCLAEGQPYPTISLMHYDDLPFIWNIGIINLTALSLLLSNSIIPLLLLMCLMKAGTAWLVGQVSRKLFNHKTAVIAILLYILYPNNWGQSTMISSEIPSDFFSLLAVFLFIKAVSSNISSWKENKKLLILSGLVLAFGNWFRPTATIMVLALAVYAIVTLKKESWRPFLLMLGGYISFIIVVGSSTYMRTGHFVYQARSLWFSMVDECYDGAEVAPHWGQPIWPEGYPRYIENHQLLDCFECERIWQERSMDWLKNHKVEYLKKIPGRIYYMYQSDYDNLPVFLSHKEHAEDNYITLPFRHLLSEASTLSFAQWMALFTMIFYGLLLLMAAMGIISLTLQGEFQKLALPLFIIVGGTLILTLVMHGETRFKSPFMPWIFIMAATFLAMKNWKNKAFTQLFGKKTNLSVLLLLLSSSVQAEDIHSKISALGLPVLSITTVNGEEPTCDYAFAPEGEWGITTTNTTKVPGRCVLTLMGDTIFDSGEYLKDQSGMTLKIRGNTSAYYSEKKPFKLKLEKKNDLLNRGDSSYYDKNWVLLTEGDVFYTLFGYKVNELVGMPWTPAMQYLNLIVNNDYRGIYLLIEQVKRNADCRINVDKKTGYLIERDAYWWNEDLFFKTDKENKEFTFKYPEPEDITPEQLEYITNYLNNFETAIDNGNFEEYIDLNSWASWLLAHDILGTRDSGGSNLYLTKYDNSDETLLQMSTLWDFGSIMSHKDKWSRIHTDNYFYYNRLFNNNNNSFSDVYVERYKELSAYIFERLSAFLDDFEQSSTAQAIQRSRPLEYARWGDYDNTSVQQNIEEMQQWLSQREKWMNEAILSIPTSSTIDISTKQTTTRQQPVNLLGQPVDEHSYRGIIIKNGKKIIYNP
- a CDS encoding Por secretion system protein: MITLNNLRKLIQKTLLLTVCCLQFSVFSFQFSTSYAQTGSWRAYMAYNEVQQIVKGGERLYVRASNGLYSYNLNDATLQTYDKIRQLSDTYIEMIAWNPTVQKLLILYDNYNIDLLMSNDEVFNIGSYYLKTMTQSKKVNSIYIYHEYAYLSTAFGIVKLNMKRNEISESYILDQEITAVGIKDEAIYAKTNAGTLTAQLSENLIDPHNWTTAATVPEGIFDVTNTDYNQYIELVKTLNPDGPRYNNFGMMRYINGKLYTVGGGYNCASELYRPATIQILEGNEWKLLGEDVAEKTNHEYLDALDIDIDPTDPSRFFVSGKTGLYEFKDNQFVQEYTIDNSPLSSTLGNSHFNAKNYNLVEGINFDKDGNLWMVNAGGRKATILKLGKDGQWTTYNPEELIDGEKGLKGLQKVVCDSRGYVWFLNYHWIIPSVYCFDPKSETFHKNIISPFINQDGTSYDATPLYLKEDMDNNIWLGTNKGLFMFNQEQIADTYDNTVTQVKVPRNDGSDFADYLLTGAVITSIAIDGAGRKWIGTQGSGVYLISADNMTEVNHFTTDNSPILSNTIESLAVNDETGEVYIGTSSGLCSYMGDATSAVETMTKDNVYAFPNPVPSGYNGLITIRGLSFDADVKILTVSGRLVAQGRSNGGTFTWNGRDTQGRRVASGVYMIATATSDGKAGVVAKVAVVR